Proteins found in one Amycolatopsis camponoti genomic segment:
- a CDS encoding ABC transporter permease encodes MSISTTGVLPRARKRAEGPPRRIAWRPDLRRWISPVVLVAAWQIASATGVLPPDKLSSPWTVVRAGVEVARSGELGNAFLVSLGRVGAGFAIGAVIGVVLGIVSGLSRWGEVLVDPPVQMLRTLPFLGLIPLFILWFGIGEETKIVLVALGVAFPLYLNVHSGIRGADPNLVEASRALGFSRAERLWHVVIPGALPQALVGLRQSLGIAWLALIVGETVNADAGVGYLINNAREFLRTDVVVVGLVLYALLGLVTDALVRLLERKVLRWRTR; translated from the coding sequence GTGTCGATTTCCACCACGGGCGTGCTTCCGCGCGCCCGGAAACGCGCCGAAGGGCCGCCACGCCGGATCGCGTGGCGGCCCGACCTGCGGCGCTGGATCAGCCCGGTGGTGCTCGTCGCCGCCTGGCAGATCGCCAGTGCCACCGGCGTATTGCCGCCCGACAAGCTCAGTTCACCGTGGACGGTCGTGCGGGCCGGCGTCGAAGTCGCGCGCAGCGGCGAACTCGGCAACGCCTTCCTGGTGTCGCTCGGTCGCGTCGGCGCCGGGTTCGCGATCGGGGCCGTCATCGGCGTGGTGCTGGGCATCGTCTCCGGGCTGTCCCGCTGGGGTGAGGTGCTGGTCGACCCGCCGGTGCAGATGCTGCGGACGCTGCCGTTCCTCGGCCTGATCCCGCTGTTCATCCTGTGGTTCGGCATCGGCGAGGAGACCAAGATCGTGCTGGTCGCCCTGGGGGTGGCCTTCCCGCTCTACCTGAACGTCCACTCGGGAATCCGCGGTGCCGACCCGAACCTCGTCGAGGCGTCCCGGGCGCTCGGGTTCAGCCGGGCGGAACGGCTCTGGCACGTGGTGATCCCCGGTGCGTTGCCGCAGGCGCTCGTCGGGTTGCGGCAGTCGCTCGGCATCGCCTGGCTGGCGTTGATCGTGGGCGAGACGGTCAACGCCGACGCCGGCGTCGGCTACCTCATCAACAACGCGCGCGAGTTCCTGCGCACCGATGTCGTGGTCGTCGGTCTCGTTCTGTACGCCCTGCTCGGCCTGGTCACCGACGCGCTGGTCCGGCTGCTGGAACGGAAGGTGCTGCGGTGGCGAACCCGGTAG
- a CDS encoding MBL fold metallo-hydrolase: protein MADRLYFRQLLAGRDFAVGDPVATQMVNFAYLIGDRDTQDAVLVDPAYAVQDLLDVLDADGMRLTGVLATHHHPDHVGGEMMGFELPGIAELLALRPVPIHVNGAETEWVRRVTGVEDTDLRAHDHDDVLEVGSIPVRMLHTPGHTPGSQCFLVEDKLVSGDTLFLEGCGRTDFPGGDAEEIYRSLQALAGLPGDPVVYPGHQYSAEPSAALSDVKRTNFVYRPRSLDEWKVMFGG, encoded by the coding sequence CGCGACGCAGATGGTGAACTTCGCCTACCTCATCGGCGACCGGGACACCCAGGACGCGGTGCTCGTCGACCCGGCCTACGCCGTGCAGGACCTGCTCGATGTCCTCGACGCCGATGGCATGCGGCTCACCGGGGTCCTCGCCACCCACCACCACCCCGATCACGTCGGCGGCGAGATGATGGGCTTCGAGCTGCCCGGCATCGCCGAGCTGCTCGCGCTCCGGCCGGTGCCGATCCACGTCAACGGCGCCGAGACCGAGTGGGTCCGCCGCGTGACCGGGGTCGAGGACACCGATCTGCGCGCGCACGACCACGACGACGTCCTCGAGGTCGGCTCGATCCCCGTCCGGATGCTGCACACACCCGGCCACACGCCCGGCAGCCAGTGCTTCCTCGTCGAAGACAAGCTCGTCTCCGGCGACACGCTCTTCCTCGAAGGGTGCGGGCGCACCGACTTCCCCGGCGGCGACGCCGAGGAGATCTACCGCAGCCTGCAGGCCCTCGCCGGCCTGCCCGGCGACCCCGTCGTCTACCCCGGGCACCAGTACTCCGCCGAACCGTCGGCCGCGCTCTCCGACGTCAAGCGCACCAACTTCGTCTACCGGCCGCGGTCGCTCGACGAATGGAAGGTCATGTTCGGCGGCTGA